A window from Candidatus Neomarinimicrobiota bacterium encodes these proteins:
- a CDS encoding DUF5020 family protein, producing MRKLFILILALGFSAQLSAQNFQFHYDFGEDRDYVTTTFEMFKLDEYGATFWFVDMDYNNRHDGFKSASLSYLEIARYINLPWVEGLSATLQYNDGLVGGFPLGPIWLAGGSYPVSIGNFTINTDLLYRHAYNSDAPDVQLTAVWFHPFLDGKISFAGFLDIWTQDDFVEDGKEFVLLTEPQLWYNFGDHLSLGTELEISKNFLPATDDLELMPTLGMKWQF from the coding sequence ATGCGAAAGCTCTTCATCTTGATTCTTGCACTTGGATTCAGCGCACAGCTCTCCGCACAAAATTTCCAGTTTCACTACGATTTCGGTGAAGATCGGGATTATGTGACTACGACGTTTGAAATGTTCAAACTGGACGAATACGGCGCCACCTTCTGGTTCGTGGATATGGACTACAATAATCGCCACGATGGATTTAAAAGCGCTTCCCTTTCCTACCTGGAAATCGCCCGCTATATCAACCTTCCCTGGGTTGAAGGTCTCTCGGCAACCCTGCAATACAACGACGGCCTGGTCGGCGGATTCCCCCTGGGGCCTATCTGGCTGGCAGGTGGGAGTTATCCGGTCTCGATTGGCAATTTTACAATCAACACAGACTTGCTCTACCGACATGCCTATAATTCTGACGCACCGGATGTTCAGCTGACAGCGGTCTGGTTCCATCCGTTTCTGGATGGTAAGATCTCCTTTGCCGGATTTTTGGATATCTGGACCCAGGACGATTTTGTGGAGGACGGGAAGGAATTCGTCCTGTTGACTGAACCTCAGCTCTGGTATAACTTTGGCGATCATCTTTCACTGGGAACCGAACTGGAAATCAGCAAGAATTTCCTGCCGGCCACCGATGATTTGGAACTGATGCCGACGCTCGGGATGAAGTGGCAGTTTTAA
- the moeB gene encoding molybdopterin-synthase adenylyltransferase MoeB encodes MSKIVIDIPTALRQYADGNDTAEVQGETVGDALDDLTDQFGELKNHLYGDDDTLRNFVNVYLNDENIRHLDGTDTPAEDDDVISIIPAVAGGAPTGDNGQLSQEELERYSRHLIMPEVAMRGQKALREARVLVVGAGGLGSPLVSYLAAAGVGTLGVIDFDVVDFTNLQRQVIYSTDDVGRKKLDAATERINQINPQVKVIPHETRLTSENALDIIDDYDIVVDGTDNFPTRYLVNDACVLLGKPNVYGSIFRFEGQATVFATEDGPCYRCLYPEPPPPGLVPSCAEGGVLGVLPGIVGTIQATETIKLLIDRGESLAGRLLLFDALKMKFRELEVRKDPDCPVCGENPTVTELIDYEQFCGIRGEEEEAKDLGDKYEISPQGLKEKLDNNEDVFILDVRNPEEYEISRIEGSKLIPLDELPERIAELNTADDIVVHCRTGVRSAKAVEFMQTSGFDKVKNLVGGINAWAEEVDESLPQY; translated from the coding sequence ATGAGCAAGATAGTCATCGATATTCCGACTGCCCTCCGGCAATATGCCGACGGGAACGACACCGCCGAAGTGCAGGGCGAGACGGTCGGCGATGCGCTGGACGATCTGACGGATCAGTTCGGCGAGTTGAAGAACCATTTGTACGGCGATGACGATACGCTCCGTAACTTCGTCAATGTCTACCTGAACGACGAAAATATCCGTCACCTGGACGGCACCGACACCCCGGCGGAGGACGATGATGTGATCAGCATTATCCCCGCCGTGGCCGGAGGCGCCCCGACAGGTGACAACGGACAGTTATCGCAGGAAGAACTCGAACGCTACAGCCGGCATTTGATTATGCCGGAGGTAGCGATGCGGGGGCAGAAGGCGCTTCGTGAGGCCAGAGTACTGGTGGTCGGCGCCGGCGGACTCGGATCGCCGCTAGTGTCGTATCTTGCGGCAGCCGGTGTCGGAACCCTCGGTGTCATCGATTTCGACGTGGTGGACTTTACCAACCTCCAGCGACAGGTTATCTATTCTACGGATGACGTGGGCCGCAAAAAACTGGACGCGGCGACAGAGCGCATCAATCAGATTAACCCCCAAGTGAAAGTCATTCCGCACGAAACACGCCTGACCTCAGAGAATGCCCTCGATATTATTGACGATTACGATATTGTGGTCGACGGAACCGACAATTTTCCCACGAGATATCTGGTGAACGACGCTTGCGTTCTCCTTGGCAAGCCGAATGTATACGGCAGCATTTTCCGGTTCGAGGGACAGGCAACGGTCTTTGCCACGGAAGACGGCCCATGCTACCGCTGCCTCTATCCGGAGCCGCCACCGCCGGGACTGGTACCCAGCTGCGCCGAAGGCGGCGTGCTTGGCGTCCTGCCGGGAATCGTTGGCACCATTCAGGCAACGGAAACCATTAAACTGCTCATCGACCGCGGTGAGTCTCTGGCCGGACGTCTTCTGCTATTCGACGCGCTGAAGATGAAATTCCGCGAGCTGGAAGTCCGCAAAGATCCGGATTGCCCGGTCTGCGGTGAGAATCCCACGGTAACCGAACTCATCGACTACGAGCAGTTCTGCGGCATCCGGGGCGAGGAAGAGGAGGCCAAGGATCTGGGCGACAAGTACGAGATTTCGCCACAGGGACTGAAGGAGAAGTTAGATAACAACGAAGATGTCTTTATCCTGGACGTCCGGAATCCGGAAGAGTACGAAATTTCACGGATTGAAGGCAGTAAACTGATCCCGCTGGACGAATTGCCTGAGCGGATCGCTGAGCTGAACACGGCTGACGATATCGTGGTGCACTGCCGGACGGGCGTCCGCAGCGCCAAGGCCGTGGAGTTCATGCAGACATCAGGATTTGATAAGGTGAAAAATCTGGTGGGCGGTATCAACGCCTGGGCAGAAGAGGTGGACGAGAGCCTGCCGCAGTATTAG
- a CDS encoding sulfurtransferase, with the protein MSEYAHPEVLVSTEWADKHKDDENVRLVEVDVDTSAYDEGHIEGAVGLNWETQLNDQVRRDILTKEQFEELAQDIGITNDTTVVFYGDNNNWFAAYALWQFRYYGHDEDKLKIINGGRKKWIQEDRELTTEEPSYPNTDYEASFPDDNVRAYKDLILDNLENERFNLVDVRSPAEFTGEVIAPAGMSETAQRGGHIPGAVDIPWASAVNDDGTFKSYEELKEIYEGAGVEDGKETVAYCRIGERSSHTWFVLKYLLGYEKVRNYDGSWTEWGNLVGAPIEQGDGQAA; encoded by the coding sequence ATGAGTGAATATGCACATCCGGAAGTACTGGTCAGCACCGAATGGGCTGACAAGCACAAGGATGACGAGAACGTGCGGCTGGTCGAGGTGGACGTGGATACGTCCGCGTACGATGAGGGCCACATCGAGGGCGCGGTTGGTCTCAACTGGGAGACCCAGCTGAACGACCAGGTGCGCCGCGATATCCTGACCAAGGAGCAGTTTGAGGAGCTGGCGCAGGATATTGGTATTACTAATGATACCACGGTGGTCTTCTATGGAGACAACAACAACTGGTTTGCCGCGTACGCCTTGTGGCAGTTCCGCTATTACGGGCATGACGAAGACAAACTGAAGATCATCAACGGTGGCCGTAAGAAGTGGATCCAAGAGGATCGTGAGCTGACGACCGAAGAACCGTCCTATCCCAACACAGACTACGAGGCGAGCTTTCCGGATGATAATGTCCGCGCCTACAAAGATCTGATCCTGGACAACCTGGAAAATGAGAGGTTCAACCTTGTGGATGTCCGGTCGCCGGCAGAGTTTACCGGCGAAGTGATTGCTCCGGCGGGCATGTCCGAAACCGCACAGCGTGGTGGACACATCCCCGGCGCCGTGGATATCCCGTGGGCCTCGGCTGTGAACGATGACGGTACCTTCAAGTCCTATGAGGAACTGAAGGAGATCTACGAGGGAGCCGGCGTTGAAGACGGCAAGGAGACAGTCGCTTACTGCAGAATCGGTGAGCGTTCCTCCCACACCTGGTTCGTGCTGAAGTATCTCCTGGGATACGAAAAGGTACGCAACTACGACGGTTCCTGGACTGAGTGGGGCAACCTGGTCGGCGCACCCATTGAACAGGGCGACGGACAGGCGGCATAA
- a CDS encoding cysteine synthase family protein, with translation MNTDTIEPPTQKKRRLGVELEKTIGNTPLLYLESISEMLPENVHAHAKAEWFNPGGSVKDRAAFGIIKSAEEAGALDNGKTLLDASSGNTALAYAMIGASRGHDVQLCVPENASREYIRMYKAFGAKVTLTPAAESSDGAIKKARELHREFPDRYFYADQYSNPANWMAHYKTTAPEIWEQTDGQITHFVAGLGTTGTFTGTSRWLREYNPDISLVSVQPNGPLHGLEGLKHMPSAIVPGIYDDYLADENLEIETEVAQSLVKQLARQEGLLVGMSSGAAVAGVLEVGSRLDSGVIVTVFPDNGRRYINEQFWSEE, from the coding sequence ATGAACACTGATACAATTGAACCACCGACGCAGAAGAAAAGGCGTCTCGGAGTCGAACTGGAAAAGACGATTGGAAATACACCGTTATTGTATCTGGAGAGCATTAGCGAGATGCTTCCGGAAAATGTTCACGCCCATGCCAAAGCTGAATGGTTTAATCCCGGAGGTTCAGTGAAAGATCGAGCCGCATTCGGTATTATTAAATCCGCCGAGGAGGCTGGTGCATTGGATAACGGAAAAACGCTCCTAGATGCCTCGTCGGGGAATACGGCACTGGCATATGCTATGATCGGCGCCAGCCGGGGACACGACGTCCAGCTTTGCGTACCGGAAAACGCCAGCCGGGAATATATCCGGATGTACAAGGCGTTTGGGGCGAAAGTCACTCTGACCCCCGCAGCAGAAAGTTCGGACGGCGCCATCAAAAAGGCCAGGGAACTCCACAGGGAATTTCCGGATCGCTATTTTTATGCAGATCAATACAGCAATCCCGCAAACTGGATGGCACATTATAAGACCACTGCCCCGGAGATCTGGGAGCAGACGGACGGACAGATCACCCACTTTGTTGCAGGACTCGGCACAACAGGAACGTTTACCGGTACCAGCCGATGGCTGCGGGAATACAATCCGGATATTTCGCTGGTGAGCGTCCAGCCCAACGGCCCGTTGCACGGACTGGAGGGACTCAAGCACATGCCGTCCGCCATCGTGCCGGGCATTTACGACGATTATCTGGCCGATGAAAATCTGGAAATCGAGACGGAGGTTGCCCAATCCCTGGTGAAACAGCTGGCCAGACAGGAAGGGCTGCTGGTCGGAATGTCTTCCGGCGCTGCCGTCGCCGGCGTACTTGAAGTTGGCAGCCGTCTGGACAGCGGCGTTATCGTAACAGTCTTTCCGGACAACGGCCGGCGGTATATTAACGAACAGTTCTGGAGCGAAGAATGA
- a CDS encoding uracil-xanthine permease family protein: MAHVEAGTGKFRDIIVGVQLLFVAFGALVLVPLLTGLDPSIALLSAGVGTLIFQLVTKARVPVFLASSFAFIAPIQIGIETYGVAATLGGLATAGLLYLLLGGLVKLRGVQVIERYLPPVVTGPVIMVIGLSLAPTAIDMTRNFGSGSEIDYLAVLIALITLTATIVVVLKGKGMLGYIPILIGIIVGYIISMLFGVVDYTPIHESQWFSLPWKGAIADGSYAFPVFDLRAILFILPVAIAPAIEHVGDILAISAVTKDDYLEDPGLHRTLTGDGLATTIGALLGGPPNTTYSEVTGAVALLKTFRPVLMRIAAIAAILLAFFGKLGAVLKTTPVPVMGGIMVLLFGMIAVIGMQTLFRNKVDLSKSRNLVIIAVILVTGIGDLAFGFGDFSISGIGLAGVFGVMLNVILPQQND; the protein is encoded by the coding sequence TTGGCACACGTGGAAGCCGGAACAGGTAAATTCAGAGATATCATCGTTGGCGTTCAGCTGTTATTTGTAGCTTTCGGAGCATTGGTACTTGTTCCGCTTCTGACGGGCCTCGACCCGTCTATCGCACTCTTGAGTGCCGGTGTCGGCACTCTCATTTTTCAGTTAGTTACCAAAGCACGGGTTCCGGTATTTCTTGCCAGCTCGTTTGCATTCATTGCCCCAATTCAGATTGGGATCGAAACCTACGGTGTAGCCGCGACACTCGGCGGACTCGCCACAGCTGGTCTGCTCTATCTCCTTCTCGGTGGGCTCGTTAAACTCAGAGGAGTCCAGGTTATTGAGCGATACCTGCCACCGGTGGTCACCGGCCCGGTCATTATGGTCATTGGCTTGTCGCTTGCACCAACTGCCATTGATATGACCCGAAATTTTGGCAGCGGATCTGAAATCGACTACCTCGCTGTTCTCATTGCTCTGATTACGCTCACAGCAACTATTGTCGTCGTGCTCAAAGGTAAAGGCATGCTTGGATATATCCCGATTCTCATTGGAATTATTGTCGGGTATATTATTTCCATGCTATTCGGGGTCGTTGATTATACTCCAATTCACGAATCCCAGTGGTTTTCCTTGCCCTGGAAAGGCGCCATTGCGGATGGATCATACGCTTTTCCCGTCTTCGATCTCAGAGCTATTCTGTTTATCCTGCCGGTAGCGATCGCACCGGCGATTGAACATGTCGGCGACATCCTGGCAATTTCGGCTGTAACCAAAGATGATTACCTGGAGGATCCCGGATTGCATCGGACGCTGACCGGCGACGGATTGGCAACCACCATTGGCGCGCTGCTAGGCGGCCCGCCGAACACGACCTACTCGGAAGTGACCGGCGCAGTCGCCCTGCTCAAGACATTTCGCCCGGTTCTCATGCGGATTGCCGCAATAGCCGCGATTCTCCTCGCCTTCTTTGGAAAGCTCGGCGCAGTACTGAAGACTACCCCTGTCCCGGTGATGGGCGGAATCATGGTGCTTCTCTTTGGTATGATCGCCGTCATCGGCATGCAGACACTCTTTCGAAATAAAGTTGACCTGAGCAAATCACGAAATCTTGTAATAATAGCAGTAATCCTGGTGACCGGAATCGGTGACCTAGCCTTTGGCTTTGGCGATTTCAGTATTTCCGGGATTGGTCTGGCAGGTGTCTTCGGTGTAATGCTCAACGTGATACTCCCCCAACAAAACGATTAA
- a CDS encoding NUDIX hydrolase → MIKPWKTLSSETIFDTNILTLKKVKRQSAITGNKGEFYTMDTPDWVNVIAVTPDDEVVLIRQYRHGIDDITLEIPGGLVDEGELPGKAAARELQEETGFTGDDPISLGYVDANPAIQTNRCYTFLIQNARLTDAKDLQEHEEIEMETRPLSGIPEIIRNQVITHSLVVAGLYRYFLWKND, encoded by the coding sequence ATGATCAAACCCTGGAAAACGCTGTCATCGGAGACGATCTTCGACACAAATATCTTGACGCTGAAAAAAGTTAAACGACAGTCAGCTATTACCGGAAACAAAGGTGAGTTTTACACCATGGATACGCCGGACTGGGTGAACGTCATTGCCGTTACTCCGGACGACGAGGTCGTGTTGATCCGCCAATACCGTCATGGTATCGACGACATTACTCTTGAGATTCCCGGGGGACTTGTGGACGAGGGCGAATTGCCCGGCAAGGCAGCAGCCAGAGAATTGCAGGAAGAGACCGGATTCACCGGCGACGATCCCATATCGCTGGGATACGTGGACGCCAATCCCGCCATTCAGACGAACCGATGCTATACATTCCTCATTCAGAACGCGAGGTTAACCGATGCGAAGGATTTACAAGAGCACGAGGAGATAGAGATGGAAACGCGACCGCTCAGCGGTATTCCTGAAATAATTCGAAATCAGGTGATAACGCATTCGCTGGTGGTGGCTGGATTGTATCGGTACTTTCTGTGGAAAAATGATTAA
- a CDS encoding OPT/YSL family transporter — MQTGGDAVASADNKVIRRGPYPELSVPAVLVGYVLGALIALSIGYASLILGFSIEGSELAAILGFGILRGVMRRNSIVENNINQTIASGVNGASAGMMFSVPALFILGYTDFNPYLLVLACIAGGFLGIAFIIPLRKQMIDYNRLAYPGGIAVAAILKSPGAGVKKAMLLIGGAVLSGVVHFISNYTGVGNLPLGDWLGMPEYMNGVWYISLLTVGVGFLAGKGGVYFIIGGYVCYWVLSPLLSVQGMLPDAATLSAAGESMPVYLREMLFKPVGIGMLIGGALAGIILAFPLIVSAIKSMQSASKMKGGLSADELPIKLLYVGIIGAFVVLFIIARVSTEHMGWIRGGIMALLGTIWIWMAGVILAECIGRTNWSPLSGMTLIGITILIFIASGMGDRETVIASMMVGAAMCVAMAQATDMMMDLKTGYLVGATPKMQQIGQYLGIWLGPILIMGLIFVLHRAYGMGSERLPAPQGQALASMISGILGGDVPVQKYVAGAGLGAILSASGIGGLGILVGLGFYLPFNIVLTYTIGTVLRLVVDWKKGHKYSHDVGIPVAAGLIVGEALVGVGFALYYVITGAVGG, encoded by the coding sequence ATCCAAACCGGAGGCGACGCTGTGGCATCAGCAGATAATAAGGTGATTCGACGCGGACCATACCCCGAATTGTCCGTACCCGCTGTGTTAGTTGGATATGTCCTTGGCGCATTGATTGCGTTGAGCATTGGTTATGCCAGTCTGATATTAGGTTTTTCCATCGAAGGGAGTGAACTGGCGGCCATCCTGGGATTTGGCATACTCAGAGGCGTCATGCGCCGGAACAGCATCGTGGAAAATAATATCAACCAGACTATCGCCAGCGGCGTGAACGGTGCATCGGCCGGGATGATGTTCTCGGTACCAGCGCTGTTTATCCTGGGGTATACCGATTTTAATCCGTACCTGCTGGTGCTGGCGTGTATCGCCGGCGGATTCCTCGGAATCGCTTTTATTATCCCGCTCCGTAAGCAAATGATCGACTACAACAGGCTAGCCTATCCTGGCGGCATCGCCGTGGCGGCCATCCTGAAGTCGCCGGGCGCCGGTGTGAAAAAGGCGATGCTGCTTATCGGCGGAGCTGTGTTAAGTGGAGTGGTGCACTTCATAAGCAATTACACCGGCGTAGGAAATCTGCCACTGGGGGACTGGCTCGGCATGCCGGAGTACATGAATGGCGTCTGGTACATTTCACTGCTGACGGTGGGCGTAGGATTCCTCGCCGGAAAGGGCGGCGTCTATTTCATCATTGGAGGATACGTCTGTTATTGGGTTTTATCGCCGCTGCTTTCAGTCCAGGGAATGCTCCCTGATGCTGCGACACTCTCGGCTGCCGGAGAAAGCATGCCGGTCTATCTCAGAGAAATGCTGTTCAAACCGGTGGGTATCGGGATGCTTATCGGCGGGGCGCTTGCGGGGATTATTCTCGCATTTCCATTAATTGTCAGCGCAATCAAGAGTATGCAGTCCGCCTCCAAAATGAAGGGCGGACTTTCCGCCGATGAACTGCCGATTAAACTCCTGTATGTCGGCATTATCGGCGCATTCGTTGTCCTTTTCATCATTGCAAGGGTTTCCACGGAGCACATGGGTTGGATTCGCGGTGGTATCATGGCGTTGCTGGGCACGATCTGGATCTGGATGGCCGGGGTAATTCTCGCGGAGTGTATCGGCCGTACCAATTGGTCACCGCTCAGTGGCATGACTCTCATTGGAATCACCATACTGATATTTATCGCCAGCGGGATGGGCGACCGTGAGACGGTGATCGCCTCTATGATGGTCGGGGCAGCCATGTGTGTCGCCATGGCGCAGGCCACCGACATGATGATGGACCTCAAGACTGGCTACCTTGTGGGCGCGACTCCAAAAATGCAGCAGATCGGGCAGTACTTGGGCATCTGGCTGGGGCCGATCCTTATCATGGGATTGATTTTCGTCCTCCACCGCGCCTACGGTATGGGGTCGGAACGGCTGCCGGCGCCGCAGGGACAGGCACTCGCCAGCATGATTAGCGGGATTCTCGGAGGTGATGTACCGGTACAGAAATACGTCGCCGGCGCCGGACTCGGAGCAATTCTCAGTGCCAGCGGTATCGGCGGACTCGGTATCCTGGTGGGACTCGGATTTTACCTGCCGTTCAACATCGTTCTGACATATACTATAGGTACCGTACTCAGATTGGTCGTCGATTGGAAAAAGGGGCATAAGTATAGCCACGACGTTGGGATTCCAGTGGCAGCCGGACTTATCGTCGGTGAGGCGCTGGTCGGAGTTGGGTTTGCTCTCTACTATGTAATAACCGGCGCGGTGGGAGGTTGA
- a CDS encoding M67 family metallopeptidase has protein sequence MTVKLSKEITQEIYDHGEKDYPYECCGFLIGKQDGDDRIITEIRRQPNQREDSQETRFLIQPEEFRDAERYAKETGQEMLGIYHSHPESPARPSEYDRNHAWPWYSYLILSVRDGEAAEMYGWQLRDDRSQFDEIPLELESTE, from the coding sequence ATGACGGTCAAATTATCAAAGGAAATCACACAGGAAATTTACGATCACGGAGAAAAGGATTACCCGTACGAGTGCTGCGGATTCCTCATTGGCAAACAGGATGGCGATGATAGAATTATCACCGAAATCCGGCGCCAGCCGAATCAACGAGAGGATTCTCAGGAGACGCGGTTCTTGATACAGCCAGAAGAGTTCCGGGATGCCGAACGGTACGCTAAGGAGACCGGCCAGGAGATGCTGGGGATCTATCACTCGCACCCGGAGTCGCCGGCGCGACCGTCCGAGTATGACCGAAACCACGCCTGGCCGTGGTATTCGTATCTGATTTTATCAGTAAGAGACGGCGAAGCCGCCGAAATGTACGGCTGGCAGCTCCGCGACGATCGATCTCAATTTGATGAAATTCCACTGGAGTTGGAATCAACAGAATAA
- a CDS encoding PLP-dependent transferase, with amino-acid sequence MKAVDGEFAISGTFPTIQDIIDFKEGTANFQYGYYRFIPHPYLKTAQSSLREHFGARYVVLYNSLQTGLAELLRYLDRAPRTESVHIYYEQNISALPAIEDITGSETFNSIEVSIFSIDEFTGQDAFDRTRWAIIAVEQFGNYDTVLEQSDYVPSRRDNIAVLAAKPSNDPIDVKKAKLWLTPLNKPDSPIRGAAIFGNAERQLMELGQRTKRRGYYLSSRNARALLDGESVTESVNVVESVKNRIAELEDGTDTFLFPSGMNAIQTVLDILRTPEKQHVISIGHLYRDTFTTLKNAPIVNAGPENTFLGVDEIETLERHVTPSTACIITESITNPLNDVPDLELIQSVARKHDIPVVVDNTIATPYNCKPFDFGADFVIHSTTKFLNGKNNHAGGAVIVREGKYTQALNAYQHRWDNSLSPLEVEVLQQNIRDFPERMERFNANAWRLVELLQSQLQVKEVFYNGLESHRTYDAARRILSDSSSVVSFTLQKDSLEGLRAFYDQDFAHIDKAPTLGSDHTLICLYTLLTHYEEPEEYLKEVNLPRYLIRIAVGSEKDFQPVLDSVQSAFDNLPD; translated from the coding sequence GTGAAGGCGGTGGACGGAGAATTCGCCATCTCCGGCACGTTTCCCACCATCCAGGATATCATCGACTTTAAGGAGGGAACGGCAAACTTCCAGTACGGCTACTACCGCTTCATTCCGCACCCGTACCTCAAGACTGCACAGTCCAGTCTGCGGGAACATTTCGGTGCTCGGTATGTCGTCCTGTATAACTCGCTGCAGACGGGACTCGCCGAACTCCTCCGGTATCTGGACAGAGCTCCGCGAACGGAATCAGTCCACATCTATTATGAACAGAATATTTCTGCACTTCCTGCCATAGAAGACATTACCGGCTCAGAGACGTTTAATTCCATAGAAGTATCCATCTTCTCCATCGATGAATTCACTGGCCAGGATGCCTTCGATCGTACGCGCTGGGCCATCATTGCGGTAGAGCAATTTGGCAATTACGATACAGTGCTGGAGCAAAGCGACTATGTACCTTCCCGCAGAGATAATATCGCCGTATTGGCTGCCAAGCCTTCAAACGATCCCATTGATGTGAAAAAGGCGAAGCTCTGGCTTACACCGTTGAACAAGCCGGACAGTCCCATACGCGGCGCGGCAATATTCGGGAATGCCGAACGCCAGCTCATGGAACTTGGTCAACGGACGAAGCGACGGGGCTATTATCTCTCCAGCCGGAATGCCAGGGCCTTGCTGGATGGAGAGTCTGTTACTGAGTCAGTCAATGTCGTAGAATCTGTGAAAAACAGAATTGCAGAATTGGAAGATGGAACCGACACTTTTCTTTTCCCTTCCGGAATGAACGCCATCCAGACCGTGTTGGATATCCTTCGGACGCCGGAGAAGCAGCACGTGATCTCCATCGGTCATCTGTACCGGGATACTTTCACCACGCTGAAAAATGCCCCAATTGTGAATGCAGGGCCCGAAAACACCTTTCTGGGGGTAGATGAAATCGAAACGCTGGAGAGACACGTTACGCCATCAACGGCCTGTATCATCACAGAATCCATCACCAACCCGCTGAACGACGTACCGGATTTGGAACTGATTCAGTCGGTTGCCAGGAAACACGATATTCCGGTGGTGGTAGATAACACCATCGCAACCCCGTATAACTGTAAACCATTTGATTTCGGTGCGGATTTCGTTATCCACAGCACAACCAAATTCCTGAACGGGAAGAACAATCACGCCGGTGGAGCGGTTATCGTGAGAGAAGGCAAGTACACCCAAGCGCTGAACGCGTATCAACATCGCTGGGATAACTCTCTGTCTCCGCTGGAAGTTGAAGTACTTCAACAAAATATCCGTGACTTTCCGGAACGGATGGAGCGGTTTAATGCAAATGCGTGGCGGTTGGTGGAATTATTACAGAGTCAGTTGCAGGTGAAAGAAGTGTTTTATAACGGGTTAGAGTCGCACCGAACCTACGATGCGGCGAGACGGATACTTTCTGACTCCAGCAGCGTGGTGAGTTTTACTCTGCAGAAGGATTCATTGGAGGGATTGCGCGCCTTCTACGATCAGGACTTTGCGCATATAGACAAAGCGCCGACGCTCGGCTCGGATCACACACTCATCTGTCTGTATACGCTATTGACTCACTACGAGGAACCAGAAGAATATCTCAAAGAAGTAAACCTGCCTCGCTATCTTATTCGCATAGCCGTGGGATCAGAGAAAGATTTTCAGCCGGTGTTGGATTCGGTACAGTCGGCGTTCGATAACCTCCCGGACTAA